A genomic segment from Lignipirellula cremea encodes:
- a CDS encoding STAS domain-containing protein produces the protein MHDDRVSRLVLDLGQVAGLMPEAIDLIAEFGGDLHSGGGWMRLANVSTTVRNALTTTNLPYRFDIRSTLGEAIA, from the coding sequence ATGCACGACGATCGCGTATCACGACTGGTGCTCGACCTGGGACAGGTAGCGGGCTTGATGCCCGAAGCGATCGACCTGATCGCGGAGTTCGGCGGCGACCTGCACTCCGGCGGCGGCTGGATGCGTCTGGCGAATGTTTCGACGACGGTTCGCAATGCACTGACGACGACCAATCTGCCCTACCGCTTCGACATCCGCAGCACGCTGGGCGAAGCAATCGCCTGA
- a CDS encoding carboxypeptidase M32 has protein sequence MPTPEQLLENVRRHAHEIDLLSTIGSTLEWDERTYLPKSGGEFRAEQITYLSGLTHQKRTAPQLGEWLGELAESPLAADLHSDPGTVIRMMQRDYEKQTRLPQSLVEELARAQVLGQQAWVESRKTNDFAAFVPFLTKNIDLRRQQAEAFGYEDHIYDALLDDYEPNERTANVARVLSALRAELAPLVAEIAASPQKPDAGLLTRLYPKAGQEAFALHAAKKVGFDFDRGRLDVTHHPFCTDLGPHDCRITTRYDERHFPGAFFGVLHEAGHGMYEQGLRAAWRGLPPGNFVSLGIHESQSRMWENFVGRSRAFWEHFYPVAQGMFLPTLADVSLEEFYFAVNDVRPSLIRVEADEATYNLHIIIRFELEQALLTGDLAPGDAAGAWREKYREYLGIEPPDDADGILQDVHWSAALIGYFPTYALGNLYAAQFYEQADADLGGLASQFAAGEFAPLLTWLNEKIHAPGQCYSASELVQNITGKPLSHEPLIRHLRNKLSPLYGL, from the coding sequence ATGCCGACTCCCGAACAACTCCTGGAAAATGTCCGCCGCCACGCCCATGAAATTGACCTGCTTAGTACGATCGGGTCGACCCTGGAATGGGATGAGCGAACCTATCTGCCCAAATCCGGCGGCGAATTTCGCGCTGAACAGATCACGTACCTGTCCGGGTTGACCCACCAGAAACGGACCGCTCCGCAGCTGGGCGAATGGCTGGGCGAACTGGCCGAAAGCCCTCTGGCCGCCGATCTGCACAGCGATCCCGGTACGGTCATCCGTATGATGCAGCGGGACTATGAGAAGCAGACCCGCTTGCCCCAGTCACTGGTCGAAGAACTGGCCAGGGCGCAGGTCCTGGGACAGCAGGCCTGGGTCGAATCCCGAAAAACGAACGACTTTGCCGCGTTTGTGCCGTTCCTGACAAAGAACATCGACCTCCGCCGGCAGCAGGCGGAAGCCTTCGGCTACGAAGACCATATCTATGACGCTCTGCTCGATGATTACGAGCCGAACGAACGCACCGCCAACGTGGCCCGGGTGCTCTCGGCGTTACGCGCCGAACTGGCTCCGCTGGTGGCTGAGATCGCCGCCAGTCCCCAGAAACCCGACGCCGGGCTGCTGACGCGTCTTTATCCCAAAGCCGGCCAGGAGGCGTTCGCCCTGCATGCGGCGAAAAAGGTTGGCTTTGACTTTGACCGGGGGCGGCTGGATGTGACCCATCATCCGTTCTGTACCGATCTGGGCCCGCACGACTGCCGCATCACCACCCGTTACGACGAGCGCCATTTCCCTGGCGCCTTTTTCGGCGTGCTCCATGAAGCAGGGCATGGCATGTATGAACAGGGACTGCGCGCAGCATGGCGCGGCTTGCCGCCGGGCAACTTTGTCTCCCTGGGCATCCATGAATCCCAGAGCCGCATGTGGGAGAATTTCGTCGGTCGCAGCCGGGCTTTCTGGGAGCACTTTTACCCGGTCGCCCAGGGGATGTTCCTGCCGACGCTGGCGGATGTTTCGCTGGAAGAATTTTACTTCGCCGTGAACGATGTGCGTCCTTCGCTGATTCGGGTGGAGGCCGACGAAGCTACCTACAACCTGCACATCATCATCCGCTTTGAGCTGGAACAAGCGTTACTGACCGGTGACCTGGCTCCGGGCGACGCAGCCGGCGCCTGGCGGGAGAAGTACCGCGAATACCTGGGGATCGAACCGCCCGACGATGCCGACGGCATTCTGCAGGATGTGCACTGGAGCGCCGCGTTAATCGGCTATTTCCCGACCTATGCCCTGGGGAACCTGTATGCGGCCCAGTTCTATGAACAGGCCGACGCCGATCTGGGCGGGCTGGCTTCGCAGTTTGCGGCCGGCGAATTCGCCCCGTTGCTGACATGGCTGAACGAGAAAATCCACGCGCCAGGCCAATGTTACTCGGCCAGTGAACTGGTGCAGAACATCACCGGCAAGCCGCTGTCCCACGAACCGTTGATTCGCCATTTGCGAAACAAGCTCAGCCCGCTTTACGGACTCTAA